One genomic window of Longimicrobium sp. includes the following:
- a CDS encoding class I SAM-dependent methyltransferase produces MFSESAELYDLIYSFKDYPAEAARVRELVMAAGGPGEGTLLDVACGTGMHLRSLRAHYAAEGTDLDEGLLAIARERLPDVPLHRADMRDFDLGRRFGVVTCLFSAIGYVRTPDGLRAAIGCMARHLEPGGALAVEPWFTPDAISDGFVGVNTQTLPDLTVVRMSHTRIEGTVSAIDFEYLVGRPSGITRAAERHEMGLFTRGEMRAAFEAAGLRTTFDEQGITGRGMWVGIREM; encoded by the coding sequence ATGTTCTCGGAATCGGCCGAGCTGTACGACCTGATCTACTCGTTCAAGGACTATCCGGCCGAGGCGGCGCGCGTCCGCGAGCTGGTGATGGCCGCCGGCGGCCCGGGCGAGGGAACGCTGCTGGACGTGGCGTGCGGAACGGGGATGCACCTGCGGTCGCTGCGCGCGCACTACGCCGCGGAGGGAACGGACCTGGACGAGGGGCTGCTCGCCATCGCGCGCGAGCGGCTGCCGGACGTGCCGCTGCACCGCGCCGACATGCGCGACTTCGACCTGGGGCGGCGCTTCGGCGTGGTGACGTGCCTGTTCAGCGCCATCGGCTACGTGCGCACGCCGGACGGCCTGCGCGCGGCCATCGGGTGCATGGCGCGGCATCTGGAGCCGGGCGGCGCGCTGGCCGTGGAGCCGTGGTTCACGCCCGATGCGATCAGCGACGGCTTCGTGGGCGTGAACACGCAGACGCTTCCCGATCTCACCGTCGTGCGGATGAGCCACACCCGCATCGAGGGCACCGTCTCCGCGATCGATTTCGAGTACCTGGTCGGCCGCCCGTCCGGCATCACCCGCGCGGCCGAGCGCCACGAGATGGGCCTGTTCACCCGCGGCGAGATGCGCGCCGCGTTCGAGGCCGCCGGCCTGCGCACCACCTTCGACGAGCAGGGGATCACCGGGCGGGGGATGTGGGTGGGGATTCGGGAGATGTGA